ttcatacattccattgcccaaatcagtGCCTctatctccgcatgaagaggtgaTAAActtgcccttacattccttgcccctaacAGTCTCTCAAACCCTGGAAGTGTACTGAGCCAACCTTGGCCTGAAaaaccatctttatccttccaagaaccatccgtaaaacaccatctacctgTGGTCACTAAGGGCAATCTGCCTTGAACTTCAGGAGCGACCCTTGGATTGTTGATATTCTGCGCTTCATTCCAAAGTCTTGACTCTAATTCTGCTAATTTTAACGTCTCTCTCGGCTCAACATCAATATTACTGAAAACCTTATTATTCCTgcccttccaaatataccatagtatccatgcaaactgatgatcctccattttcggattaactctccaaaataaatgatccatattAGTAAAAAGGGAACCAGTTggaaaaatatttgggtttGATGGGATCTTtgatagtgcccacacttgtcgtgccggaggacattcaaagaaaacatgattaACTGATTCCTCTGGATTTCCACACCGTGCACACGAATtaaagaaataattaattttgtatattttctatataaaaacacaattaccaatacacctaaacatatttcaaccaatagaaaaataaattactgaataaaactaataaattttgcattgaaacaAAAACGATACTTATTTTATAACGAAAAATATTCTCTACAATAACAGTTGATATGAAACAGAAgaaatacaataaaattaaatatttttttatcttagaataaatatattttaaaataaaaaatatagaaataatgaagtttttataaattaatattttataaattaataaaattttaaaatctcaattttattaatttataaaagttctACCGTCTAATAAATGGCGTGCTACAAATAAGACGAAGGATTGAGTCAACGATTTAGACTTTTGAGTCAAGTGGTGGAGAGTGTGGGACAATTCATTGGTCATAGAAGACTTTGCGAACCCAAAGCTCTTTATAAAGGAGCCCCGTAaccataacacaactcatcacTTACCacacaaaacttaagaaaaaaataaaggatgATGATTCCGAGCCAATCttttttcatcttctttctttccaTTATATTCAATACTCTTGCTTCTCCTACTCTCCAAAGGGATGCTCTTTTGGAGTTCAAAAATGAGTTCCCAATCAGTGAACCAGATGATCCTCTTCAAAAATCCTTGAGTTCGTGGAACACAAGCAGTAGCGATCACTGTTCCTGGGAAGGGGTCACATGCAATGCTAATTCCGGTGAGGTGATATCATTCTCCCTTCAGTTTATCTTTCTCAATGGGTCTTTGAAAGCAAACACTAGTCTTTTAAAACTCCAACATCTTCACCACCCAGCTCTTATCGATTGCTCTCTCAGAGGAGAGATTCCTTCTTCACTAGGAAATCTTTCAAATCTCAAACATCTTGAAATTTCTAGTAATCAGGACTTGGCAGGTGAAATTCCATCCTCCTTAGGAAACTTTTCTCATCTCATGTATCTTGACCTTTCTGCAAATGATTTGGTAGGTGAAATTCCATCTTCACTAGGAAACCTAAACCAGCTAACATTTATGAGATTTTCCACAAACAACTTGACTGGTCACATTCCTAGTTCATTTGCCAATTTCAATAAGCTGTCCAATTTAGATCTCTCAAGAAATCAATTCTCCGGTGGAGATTTACCTCTTATACTATCAAATTTAACCAGCTTGTCCGAACTAGACCTTTCCAATAATCACTTCAAATCCAAGCTTCCATCTAACATGAGTCGACTCCATAACTTGAAAGTATTTGACGTGAAAAGAAATTATTTTCTCGGGAATGTCCCTACATCCCTCTTTATGATTCCAATGCTACTAGGTGTTTATTTGCGTGGAAACCAGTTCGAGGGACCCTTAGAGTTTGGGAatacatcttcatcatcatctgagTTATTCTGGCTAGATCTTTCTTCTAACAATTTCTTCGGACCAATCCCAGAAGATATATTTAGATTTCTCAaactctaaactttaaatcttaGCCATAACAGTTTTACTGGGCCAATCCCTGGATCTATATCCAAATTAATTTCCCTCAATGATCTAGATCTCTCCTACAATAAGTTGGAAGGTCAAGTACCAAGTTTCTTGTGGAGGATAGAAACCTTGGCACTTCGTCATAATTATTTCAGTAGCCTCGAGGAACCACTGCAAGTTGTTCTCAATGTAAGTCACGCTGATCTTGGTTCAAATTCATTCCAAGGACTAGTATCAGATGTTGATCTTAGTTCAAATGCACTCCAAGGACTAATTCCACAATGGATATGTAAGTCTACATCATTGAGCTTCTTAGATCTCTCAAACAACCATCTCACTGGTTCCATTCCTTCATGTTTGATGAGTTATACTGCTTCTCTTGGCGATATAATTCTAAGAAATAACAACTTGAGCGGATTCCTTCCAAATATCTTTACCAATGCCATCAAGTTACGATCACTAGACGTTAGCCGTAACCGGTTAGTGGGGAAGCTTCCAAAATCTTTGATCAACTGCGAGTCTATGGAATATCTGAATCTGAAAGGAAACAAGTTCAAGGACACCTTTCCATCTTGGTTGGGATCTTTGGGATCATTACATGTTCTGTTTCTCGAATCAAATGCATTTTATGGTCCAGTCTCTTCACGTTTTTGGTTTCCAAGTATGCGAGTCATTGACATATCGCACAATAACTTCAATGGAACATTGCCACAAGATTATTTTGTGAACTGGCTTCAAATGTCAACGGTAGAGGGAGCTGAATTTTCTTATCAAGATGGAAAACCATTCAATTATGAGGATTTGATAGAGATGATGTATAAAGGTGTAGACACAGAGTTTCCACGGATCTTTCTTGGGTACAAAGCCATCGATTTTTCTGGAAACAAATTCACGGGACGGATCCCTAAATCAGTTGGCCTGTTGAAGGAATTGATTCATGTCAACTTTTCAAGAAATGCATTTACAGGCAGTATCCCTTCATCTTTTGCAAATCTAACAAATCTCGAGGCACTAGACCTCTCTCACAATAAGCTTTCGGGTAATATTCCTCGTGATCTTGCTGGACTCTCCTTCGTGTCATACTTGGACTTCTCCCATAACCTTCTCCAAGGATAACTAAAGTAAAGAACTCTCAAAGATTTCCAAACACAAACTTGTTTTATTAAGAATCTCTTAGACAATCCAACAGGACTTAGTCTAATCCGAATGATACAATGTCTAACCTGACTTGTGACGGACCAATTCTTAATCTACCCAGTGTACTAACGATGAAAGCTTCACCGTTTGCCAACCTAACGTGTGCTACTGAACAAACCTCAGAGCACGTAGAAACAGTTCTCAAAAGCGTAACCTAGACACCCTGCCTAGTTACCTTTTTATATACTCTTCCCTAAGATATCTAATCTCCCTGATATCTCTCCAACAGACGAGATCTCTGATTGTTTCTCTCTGAAGCAATATCTTCGAAATGGTTATCTGCCATGTCATTACCTTGTAACGACTTGTCACGCGATATGTCACATACCGGTTCAATCGTGTAGCACTTGCTCTGTTCGGTTCAACCGTGTAGCACTTGCTCTATTCAACATTGAACCGGCTCCAACTTGGAGCtaacattctccccctttttGTCTGAATGTGACACTCTCAGCATCCTGCACATGTCAGAGCCCAACCAAGAATTCACAAGAACAAGAGCTCATAGAATACTACTGAATAGATACCATTAGTAACCGAATTAAAGCATAAGTCATGAGTTACAATCCTAAAGATAGAACGGTACAGAATCCgaaaacatgaaatggaacAAATTACATGACACAGGTTCTAAGCCTATGTTTAGTTGTAGTGGTTCATCCATGCTGCTCAGCCACTCTCTGTGTCTTCATTCTCTCTTTGGAGTGGATATTCTCCCCCTGCAGAGATGCACATTAAGACAAAAACCATTAGATAGTGATCAAAAACACTTTTACCCCGCAAAGACATCTTACTCCTGAGCCTGCTGCGAATTCCTTTGAGGAAGGTGATCGTTTGGTCAATGTCTTCTTCGAGATTAGGTCCCTTCGAATCCGCTCTAGAGCCAAGACCAGCTTTCTTGTCCTTGACAACCAGCTTAGGAAAGTCTGACTCCACTTCATCACTGTTGTCTGGAGGTATAGTGCGCTGAATAAGGATGACTTGCTGGATTAAGGTGGGCAAGATGATCCTTCTCTTCTTTTCAGTCTCGGTGTTCTCAGCCATTCTCAGATCTGGTTGTAGATGACCTTCCCGAAGTTGAATCCTTTCCGAGGGGGTCGCGCTTTACCTACAAAGAAACCCTACCACACTGCAAATACACATTACTTGGCCCAAGATAAAATGGCCCATTAAGCATTGACAGAATCGTGAAGAACAAGCTAGGCTTAATGATTCATGTTTTTTGATGGGTTACACTATCCATTATGTGTGTCACACACTCTCTTTGCATGACACATTCGTGAGAGACCTGGTGAGCAATCATCAATAGGTCATGAACCTGGGTAACCTGAGGTTCTGAATACAAGGTTTTACGTACAGGACTACTTACATAGAGTCTGTCACGATGAGCCAGTCACTGAAGTTCAAAATTATGCACAAATCTAACCACACATCAAGTTACCAGCAAAGCCTTCTTAGTATCATACTGAGCATACACCAATGAGTAGCTGTTTCTCAGCTGAGTAGCTGTCACACATCAGTTCCAACCGTTTGAGCCACACACACTGTTCCAGAGGTTAAGTTGCTGACACATTACCTGCCTCCCACTTCATGCTCATCGGGAGGATTAGTCAACTTCTTATTTCCCCAGAGGTCAGACCATGTTTATGCTCAATCAGAACAGTGATCTATACCAGTTGAGAGTGTGGTAACACCCTGATCCAGACCGATTGTTCGTCACACTGAACCATTGTTCAAACATCTGCCCAATCAAGACAGTGATTGGCTCCAGAAGCACGAGTATGGTGATACCCTGTTCCAGGACGAGTGTCTATCACACTGGACCTTGCTTACcccttctctttgttttttttttcttttgtgggCACTTCACCGTTTATTACCTTTAGTTGTTTTCAGGTGTTTCTTGATCCACTCCAGACAGTGATCATAGCTCAGAACTAAAATGCGGTGACATCCTGATCCGAGAAGAGTGTCTTTCTCCATGGGATATGTGTCAGCACCGTGTTCCACAGGTCTGGTATGTGTCTTTCAGCTAGTTGAATTTGTACGCTCAGGGTTTTGCTTGGTGTGGACTCgatatgtgtttatttttgtacATGCAGACCTTCCCAGCTGACCCCATGATGCTCTGTTCAGAGATCTACGATTCCCAGGACCTTTCGAAGCCCCAGGAAAGTGTTGAAATCCAGCGGTTTTGTGAAGATATCTGCAAGCTGATTCTCAGATGGTACATGTTCAATAACTATCAATTTTTGCTTAACCAGTTCTCTTACAAAGTGGTGTCTGAGATCGACATGCTTAGTACGAGAGTGCTGCACTGGGTTCTTAGTTAGGTTAATGGCACTCATGTTATCACAATGAACAAACATAGAGTCAGAGAGGTACCCGTAGTCCACCAGCATTTGCCTCATCCAGAGTAGTTGAGTGCAGCAACTCCCCAAAGCGATGTACTCAGCTTCAGCTGTGGATAGCGACACACAGTTCTGTTTTTTGCTGTGCCAAGACACTAAGTTGTTTCCAAGGAAGAAACACCCTCCAGACGTGCTTCTTCTGTCGTCGACAcatcctgcccaatcagcatcgcAATACCCTGCTAGATTCACATTAGTCTCAAATGTATAATGTAGACCAAACTCTAGTGTACCTTTCACGTATTTGATGATTCGTTTGACAGCATTCATGTGGGATTCTTTAGGCGAAGCCTGGTATCGAGCACAGATGACCACGCTGAGGCATATGTCTGGTCGGCTTGCAGTGAGGTACAAAAGGCTGCCAATCATGGCTCGATATAGTTTTTCGTCCACACTAGTCCCTTCTTCATCTTTAGACAGTTTGGTCGTTGTACTCATGGGGGTTCTGGCAGTCTTGCTGGTTTGCAGACCAAATCTCTTCACCAAGTTCTTACCATAGGTGCTTTGAGTGATGAAAAGTCCATCATCCATCTGTTTGAATTGAAGCCCAAGGAAGTAGCTGAGCTCACCCACCATGCTCATCTCAAATTCCCTTGTCATTGTGTGCACAAATTCGTCAACTAGGGTCTTTGAGGTGCTTCCAAAGATGATGTCATCGACATAAACTTGTATCACCAGAATGTGTGAGTCAATCTCTTGAATGAACAGTGTCTTGTCCACGCCTCCTCTCTTGAAACCGGAAGCCATGAGGAACTGAGTCAATCTCTCATACCAGGCTCTAGGGGCCTGTTTCAGTCTGTAGAGTGCTTTCCTCAGCTTGTATACATGATCACGGAAATGTGGATCTTCAAATCCCTTTGGCTGGCTCACGTAGACTTCTTCCTGGAGCAGTCCATTTAGGAAAGCGCTCTTGACGTCCATCTGATACAGTTTGATTCTCAGCTTACACGCAATTCCAAATAGCAGACGTATTGACTCTAAACAAGCCACCAGAGCGAACGTCTCATCAAAGTCAACGCCTTCTATCTGTGAATAGCCTTGTGCCACTAGTTGGAACTTGTTTCTGACCACATTGCCGTTCTCGTCAGTTTTGTTCTTGTGTAACCACTTGGTTCCGATGATGTTTGCGCCGTCGGGTTTCGGAACTACGTCCCACACGTGTAGTCTTGTGAATTGTTCCATCTCCTCATGCATTGATGCAGTCCAGAATTCATCCTCCAGTGCCTCTTGTAAGTTCTTTGGTTCCGATAGAGAGATGAAGCATTCCACTTTTGCTAGCTCTGTGAGAAAGCATGCTAGCTTGACCATATCtttgaagtttattttcttcttccgAGTTAGGCGTTCATCATACACTCCTCCAATGACGTCGTCAGGTGAGTGGTTTTTGTGCACATTGACTTCAGAAGGTATAATCTGGTCATCAATCTCAGAGATCTCTTCCTGAGGAGGAGTTAGATCAGTATCTCCAATTATTTCTTGTGTGACACACACGTTTCTTCGAGTTACACCTTCTTGATAGAAGCCAACTCTGTCGTCAAAGACTACATTCACTTTGTCATCAATCAGCTTAGTTCTTGAATTATAGACACGATAAGCTGAGCTATTTGTAGAGTAACCAAGGAACATCCCAACATCACTTTTAGCATCGAACTTCCCCAAATGATCCTTATCATTCAGAATGTAGCAGAGACATCCAAAGACGTGGCAGTAGCTGAGGTTCGGTGTCTTTCCTTTGAGGATCTCATATGGTGTAGTCTTGGTCTTAGGCTTGACATACATTCTGTTGATGATGTAGCACGCTGTATTCACAGCTTCTGCCAGGAATCCAGATGGAACCTGATTACCAGCTAGCATCGCTCTGGCCATTTCTTGAAGTGTTCTGTTTTTCCGCTCAACGATTCCATTTTGCTGAGGTGTTCGTGGTGCAGCATACTGATGTTGTATGCCTTGATCTTCACAGAA
This genomic interval from Brassica napus cultivar Da-Ae chromosome A6, Da-Ae, whole genome shotgun sequence contains the following:
- the LOC125609896 gene encoding receptor-like protein 36 — encoded protein: MSYTASLGDIILRNNNLSGFLPNIFTNAIKLRSLDVSRNRLVGKLPKSLINCESMEYLNLKGNKFKDTFPSWLGSLGSLHVLFLESNAFYGPVSSRFWFPSMRVIDISHNNFNGTLPQDYFVNWLQMSTVEGAEFSYQDGKPFNYEDLIEMMYKGVDTEFPRIFLGYKAIDFSGNKFTGRIPKSVGLLKELIHVNFSRNAFTGSIPSSFANLTNLEALDLSHNKLSGNIPRDLAGLSFVSYLDFSHNLLQG